From Armatimonadota bacterium, one genomic window encodes:
- a CDS encoding winged helix-turn-helix domain-containing protein → MKVIDLTSKSPGLVVRVDPSPVYDFLAALFVAENWDPERGFEIDRGWVQRARGALDAALRRDLRLFARERGFMIGLTSFLAGRTGATIPEFLRLVAAASPREVVERMLTAPRAARPAAPLLREVLRTRRDSAVRELLAAYPKEYEAGRVREIVTSPPGEVQQRLLRLLRGFYGGVYAGEEARVIPLLRADAERQTALALQLPPAEFIERATGGITVAPDAEIAQVVLAPSYFFRPYNLISEYPGARLFIYPVDLTRGEEVSPVQELARLCKALGDETRLRILQMLAEREMYLQEIANRLGVSHVTAIHHLAQLRAAHLVRSVERGGLKFFQLRPDTAVRIGRQVRELVAGRQAGASDEVGGR, encoded by the coding sequence ATGAAGGTCATCGACCTCACCAGCAAGAGCCCCGGCCTCGTCGTCCGCGTGGACCCCTCGCCGGTCTACGATTTCCTGGCGGCGTTGTTCGTCGCCGAGAACTGGGACCCCGAGCGGGGGTTCGAGATCGACCGCGGCTGGGTGCAGCGCGCCCGCGGGGCGCTGGACGCCGCCCTGCGCCGGGATCTGCGCCTGTTCGCCCGCGAGCGGGGCTTCATGATCGGCTTGACCTCGTTCCTCGCCGGCCGGACCGGGGCCACGATTCCCGAGTTCCTCCGGCTCGTGGCCGCGGCCTCGCCGCGCGAGGTGGTGGAGCGGATGCTCACCGCGCCCCGGGCGGCGCGCCCGGCGGCCCCGCTGCTGCGCGAGGTCCTGCGGACCCGACGCGACAGCGCCGTACGGGAGCTCCTAGCCGCCTATCCCAAGGAGTACGAGGCGGGGCGCGTCCGGGAGATCGTCACCTCGCCCCCCGGGGAAGTCCAGCAGCGGCTGCTGCGCCTGCTGCGCGGGTTCTACGGAGGCGTCTACGCCGGGGAGGAGGCGCGGGTGATTCCGCTGCTGCGGGCCGATGCGGAGAGGCAGACGGCGCTGGCCCTGCAGCTGCCGCCCGCCGAGTTTATCGAGCGGGCCACGGGCGGCATCACCGTGGCGCCGGACGCCGAGATCGCCCAGGTGGTGCTCGCCCCTTCCTACTTTTTCCGCCCCTACAACCTGATCAGCGAGTACCCGGGCGCGCGGTTGTTCATCTATCCCGTGGACCTGACCCGGGGCGAGGAGGTCTCGCCGGTGCAGGAGCTGGCCCGTCTGTGCAAGGCGCTCGGGGACGAGACGCGGCTGCGCATCCTGCAGATGCTGGCGGAGCGGGAGATGTACCTTCAGGAGATCGCGAACCGGCTCGGCGTGAGCCACGTCACGGCGATCCACCATCTGGCCCAGCTGCGGGCGGCGCACCTCGTGCGCTCTGTGGAGCGGGGGGGCCTGAAGTTCTTCCAGCTGCGGCCGGACACCGCGGTCCGGATCGGTCGACAGGTGCGTGAACTCGTCGCCGGGCGCCAGGCGGGAGCCTCCGACGAGGTGGGAGGACGATGA
- a CDS encoding helix-turn-helix domain-containing protein has protein sequence MKTMGRAYPSIDALVRDREVLTVEQAAQYLQVHKITLYKYIRTGRLPAAKLGKVYRILRRDLEAFVAPSRRGR, from the coding sequence ATGAAGACCATGGGCCGCGCCTATCCCAGCATCGACGCCCTGGTGCGGGACCGCGAGGTCCTGACCGTGGAGCAGGCCGCGCAGTACCTCCAGGTGCACAAGATCACGCTCTACAAGTACATCCGGACCGGGCGGCTGCCGGCGGCGAAACTGGGCAAGGTGTACCGGATCCTTCGCCGCGACCTGGAGGCGTTCGTGGCGCCCTCCCGCCGCGGGCGATGA
- a CDS encoding cob(I)yrinic acid a,c-diamide adenosyltransferase, with protein MYTRTGDRGETGLIGGQRVPKDHPRVEAYGAVDELNAVIGAARALTRETDLLEVFDRIQHRLFDLGAELATPGPPKTPSAITDAEVKVLEGVIDLYQETLPPLREFILPAGDPLAAALHVARTVCRRAERRVVTLARRESVNPEIIRYLNRLSDLLFVLARAANARAGTPDTTWQKSAPKPPSQDG; from the coding sequence ATCTACACCCGGACGGGGGACCGCGGCGAGACCGGGCTGATCGGCGGGCAGCGCGTGCCCAAAGACCATCCCCGCGTCGAGGCGTACGGCGCCGTGGACGAACTGAACGCCGTCATCGGTGCGGCCCGGGCCCTCACCCGCGAGACCGATCTCCTTGAGGTCTTCGACCGGATTCAGCACCGGTTGTTCGACCTGGGGGCGGAGCTGGCGACTCCCGGGCCGCCGAAGACCCCGTCGGCGATCACCGACGCGGAGGTCAAGGTGCTGGAAGGGGTGATCGACCTCTATCAGGAGACGCTGCCCCCTCTGCGCGAGTTCATCCTCCCGGCCGGCGATCCCCTGGCCGCGGCGCTGCACGTGGCCCGCACCGTCTGCCGGCGCGCCGAACGCCGGGTGGTCACGCTGGCCCGCCGGGAGAGCGTGAATCCCGAGATCATCCGCTACCTGAACCGTCTCTCCGACCTGCTCTTCGTCCTGGCGCGCGCGGCGAACGCCCGGGCCGGAACGCCCGACACCACCTGGCAGAAGAGCGCGCCGAAACCTCCGTCCCAAGACGGCTGA